A genomic window from Tolypothrix sp. PCC 7910 includes:
- a CDS encoding VWA domain-containing protein, with translation MKVNLQPTLNDSNLDANQTNSQRQLAISISAIAEVVDRNVPLNLCLILDHSGSMNGRPLETVKQAANRLVDRLKPGDRLTIVVFDHRAKVLIPNQVIEDPEYIKRQINRLTADGGTAIDEGLRLGIEELAKGKKDTVSQVFLLTDGENEHGNNDRCLKFAQLAANYSLTLNTLGFGDNWNQDILEKIADAGLGTLSYIQKADQVVEEFNRLFSRIQTIGLTNAYLLFSLMPNVRLAELKPIAQVSPDTIELPFQQEADGRFAVRLGDLMKDAERVILANIYLGQLPEGKQAIANLQVRYDDPASNQVGLLTPNIPVYANITRVYQPAANPEVQQSILALAKYRQTQLAEAKLQQGDRAGAATMLQTAAKTALQMGDTGAATVLQTSATRLQAGQELSESDRKKTRIVSKTVLQDTPRP, from the coding sequence ATGAAAGTTAACTTACAACCGACCCTGAATGATAGTAATTTAGATGCAAATCAAACGAATAGTCAGCGTCAGTTAGCCATTTCAATTTCAGCGATCGCAGAAGTTGTGGATCGGAATGTGCCACTAAATTTATGCTTAATTCTCGACCATAGTGGTTCGATGAATGGTCGACCTTTAGAAACTGTCAAGCAAGCAGCAAACCGTTTGGTTGATAGACTAAAACCAGGCGATCGCCTGACGATTGTGGTTTTCGATCACCGGGCTAAAGTACTGATACCCAATCAAGTTATTGAAGATCCAGAATATATTAAAAGACAAATTAACCGCTTAACTGCTGATGGTGGGACAGCCATTGATGAAGGGTTACGCTTGGGTATTGAGGAGTTGGCAAAGGGCAAAAAGGATACTGTTTCCCAAGTATTTTTATTAACTGATGGTGAGAATGAACACGGTAATAATGATCGCTGTTTAAAATTTGCCCAGTTAGCTGCTAATTATAGTTTGACTTTAAATACTTTAGGATTTGGTGACAACTGGAATCAGGATATTTTAGAAAAAATTGCAGACGCTGGTTTAGGAACCCTTTCCTACATTCAAAAAGCCGATCAGGTAGTGGAGGAGTTTAACCGTCTTTTTAGCCGCATTCAAACAATTGGCTTGACTAATGCCTATTTGCTATTCTCCCTCATGCCAAATGTGCGCCTAGCGGAACTCAAACCCATTGCCCAAGTTTCCCCAGATACAATTGAATTACCCTTCCAACAAGAAGCCGATGGCAGATTTGCTGTGCGCTTAGGCGATTTAATGAAGGATGCAGAGCGAGTAATTTTAGCTAATATTTATCTGGGACAATTACCTGAAGGTAAACAAGCGATCGCTAATTTACAAGTCCGTTATGACGATCCAGCTAGTAACCAAGTCGGTTTATTGACACCCAACATTCCAGTTTATGCCAATATAACTAGAGTTTACCAACCTGCTGCTAATCCCGAAGTGCAACAGTCTATCTTGGCATTAGCGAAGTATCGCCAAACTCAGTTAGCAGAAGCAAAATTACAACAAGGCGATCGCGCTGGTGCAGCCACTATGCTGCAAACTGCTGCAAAAACAGCTTTGCAAATGGGAGATACAGGTGCAGCCACAGTGTTGCAAACTTCCGCCACCAGATTGCAAGCTGGCCAAGAATTATCTGAAAGCGATCGCAAGAAAACCAGAATTGTCTCCAAAACCGTGTTGCAAGATACACCACGCCCATGA
- a CDS encoding VWA domain-containing protein has translation MKVKLLSALSDTNIDLAQSSSQRQLGIAISAIAGEFDRYLPLNLCLILDKSGSMHGKPINTVIQAVEGLVDQLKVGDRISVVAFAGAAEVIVPNQEVQDLDSIKKLIKSKLNASGGTVIAEGLGLGITELMKGTKGTVSQAFLLTDGHGESSLKIWKWELGPDDNKRCLELAHKATKFNLTLNTLGFGTNWNQDLLEKIADAGGGTLAYIEHPEQAVDEFSRLFRRIQSVGLTNAYLLLSLMPNVRLAELKPIAQVSPDTIELPVQQEADGRFAVRLGDLMQDVERVVLANIYLGQLPEGRQEIGQIQIRYDDPALDKQGLLSAIAPVYADVVRVYQPTVNPQVQQSILALAKYRQTQLAEAKLEQGDRAGAATMLQTAAKTALQIGDTGAATVLQTSATRLQAGEELSEGDRKKTRIVSKTVLQE, from the coding sequence ATGAAAGTAAAATTACTGTCGGCGCTAAGTGATACTAATATCGATCTGGCTCAATCAAGTAGCCAGCGTCAACTAGGAATTGCGATTTCTGCGATTGCTGGGGAATTTGACCGCTATCTTCCCCTGAATTTATGCTTGATTCTCGATAAAAGTGGTTCCATGCATGGGAAACCCATCAACACTGTGATTCAAGCAGTTGAGGGATTAGTCGATCAACTTAAAGTTGGCGATCGCATTTCGGTAGTCGCCTTTGCTGGTGCAGCTGAAGTTATTGTACCTAACCAGGAAGTCCAAGACCTAGACAGCATCAAAAAACTGATTAAAAGCAAACTTAACGCTAGCGGTGGGACGGTAATTGCTGAGGGTTTAGGCTTGGGAATTACAGAACTGATGAAAGGAACTAAAGGAACTGTTTCCCAGGCATTTTTACTCACAGATGGACATGGCGAAAGCAGCTTGAAAATTTGGAAATGGGAGTTAGGCCCCGATGACAACAAACGCTGTCTGGAACTCGCGCACAAGGCGACTAAGTTCAACCTCACTCTAAATACTTTAGGATTTGGGACTAATTGGAACCAGGATTTACTCGAAAAAATTGCCGATGCTGGTGGTGGGACTTTAGCTTATATTGAGCATCCAGAACAAGCAGTTGATGAATTTAGTCGTTTATTTAGACGTATTCAATCTGTAGGCTTGACTAACGCCTATTTGCTATTGTCCTTAATGCCAAATGTGCGGCTAGCGGAACTTAAACCCATCGCCCAAGTTTCCCCAGATACCATTGAGTTACCAGTGCAACAAGAAGCCGATGGCCGCTTTGCGGTGCGCTTGGGAGACTTAATGCAAGATGTGGAACGGGTAGTGTTAGCCAATATTTATCTTGGTCAATTACCAGAAGGTAGACAAGAAATAGGGCAAATTCAAATTCGTTACGACGATCCAGCCCTAGATAAACAAGGCTTACTTTCTGCGATCGCACCTGTGTATGCAGATGTGGTGCGAGTTTACCAACCAACAGTTAATCCCCAGGTACAGCAGTCAATTTTGGCATTAGCCAAATATCGCCAAACTCAATTAGCAGAAGCGAAATTAGAACAAGGCGATCGCGCTGGTGCAGCCACTATGCTACAAACCGCCGCTAAAACCGCCCTGCAAATAGGTGATACAGGTGCAGCCACAGTATTACAAACTTCCGCCACTCGCCTACAAGCTGGGGAAGAACTTTCGGAAGGCGATCGTAAGAAAACTAGAATTGTCTCAAAGACAGTTTTACAAGAATAA
- a CDS encoding VOC family protein — MKVNGIHHIAIICSDYERSKKFYVEVLGFQIIEETFRAHRNSYKLDLRVGENSQIELFSFPNPPQRPSTPEACGLRHLAFAVDDIEQTVIDLQSQGIEVENIRVDAITGKKFTFFKDPDNLPLEIYES, encoded by the coding sequence ATGAAAGTCAATGGCATTCATCATATCGCCATCATTTGTTCTGACTACGAACGTTCTAAAAAATTTTATGTAGAGGTCTTAGGGTTTCAGATTATTGAAGAAACTTTTCGCGCACACCGCAATTCTTATAAGTTAGATTTACGAGTCGGCGAGAATAGCCAAATTGAATTATTTTCTTTTCCTAATCCACCGCAAAGACCTAGCACTCCCGAAGCTTGCGGTTTAAGACATTTAGCATTTGCAGTTGATGATATTGAGCAAACTGTGATTGATTTACAATCGCAAGGTATAGAAGTCGAAAATATTAGAGTTGACGCAATTACAGGCAAGAAATTTACTTTCTTTAAAGACCCAGATAACTTGCCATTAGAAATTTATGAGAGTTAG
- a CDS encoding Rpn family recombination-promoting nuclease/putative transposase encodes MFDNICKFLAENFSTDFATWLLGEPITFTELSPQELSLEPIRADALILLQSAQEVLHLEFQTQVDVEIPFRMLDYRVRVYRRFPRKAMHQVVIYLKQTNSDLVQQNTFSIPRTRHEFTVIRLWEQPTDVFLRTPGLLPLAVLSSTIEPEAVLNDVAQQINSITELKTQSNIAASTAILAGLVLDREVIKRVLRSDIMRDSVIYQDILEEGKAKGIAEGKAEALLEVAINLINTDMALEQIAKVTGLSIDQLQQLQAELESNNNQ; translated from the coding sequence ATGTTTGACAACATTTGCAAGTTTCTCGCGGAAAATTTCTCCACCGACTTTGCCACGTGGTTGCTAGGAGAACCGATAACTTTCACTGAACTTAGTCCTCAAGAATTATCCCTCGAACCTATTCGAGCTGATGCTCTAATTTTGCTACAGTCTGCACAAGAGGTATTGCATCTAGAATTCCAAACCCAAGTTGATGTGGAAATTCCTTTTCGGATGCTAGATTATCGGGTTCGCGTCTATCGCCGCTTCCCAAGAAAAGCAATGCATCAAGTTGTCATTTATCTCAAACAGACGAATTCAGATTTGGTGCAACAAAATACATTTTCAATTCCTCGTACGCGCCATGAATTTACAGTTATCAGACTCTGGGAACAGCCGACTGATGTATTTTTAAGAACGCCGGGGTTATTACCCTTGGCTGTATTAAGTAGTACTATTGAACCAGAAGCTGTTCTAAATGACGTGGCACAGCAAATTAATAGCATCACTGAATTAAAAACTCAAAGTAATATTGCTGCTTCCACGGCAATTTTAGCTGGATTAGTATTAGATAGAGAAGTGATTAAACGAGTTTTGAGGTCAGATATTATGCGTGACTCAGTAATCTATCAAGATATTTTAGAAGAGGGGAAAGCTAAAGGTATAGCTGAAGGTAAGGCTGAAGCTTTATTGGAAGTGGCAATAAATCTAATTAATACTGATATGGCATTAGAACAAATAGCCAAAGTTACAGGTTTATCAATAGATCAATTACAACAACTACAAGCAGAATTAGAAAGCAACAATAATCAATAA